A genomic stretch from Deltaproteobacteria bacterium HGW-Deltaproteobacteria-18 includes:
- a CDS encoding LL-diaminopimelate aminotransferase, with the protein MIRINENYLKLKASYLFADISRRVTAFQQANPDKKIIRLGIGDVTEPLPQAVVSAFHQGVDEMADAGTFRGYGPEQGYDFLRDLIAKEDFQSRGADISGDEIFVSDGAKCDTGNIQELFAGDIRIAIPDPVYPVYVDTNVMAGRTGQNVDGRYEGLVYLDGTRENGFIPELPGEPVDLIYLCYPNNPTGATITRPQLKAWVDYARENKALILFDAAYEAFIRDPELPRSIYEIEGAREVAIEFRSLSKTAGFTGTRLAFTVVPKTCMAYDSQGNAHSLHAMWNRRHTTKFNGVSYPVQRAAAAVYSPEGKAQSRALVDHYLNNAAIIRKEMTALGYECVGGENSPYVWIDGKMGSWDFFDMLLNKAAVVCTPGAGFGSCGEGYIRISAFNSLANVQEAMERLRAVLK; encoded by the coding sequence ATGATCCGCATCAATGAAAATTATCTCAAGCTCAAAGCCTCCTACCTTTTTGCCGACATTTCCCGGCGCGTGACCGCTTTCCAGCAGGCCAACCCCGACAAGAAGATCATCCGCCTCGGTATCGGCGACGTGACCGAGCCCCTGCCCCAGGCGGTCGTGTCCGCCTTTCACCAGGGCGTGGACGAGATGGCCGACGCCGGAACCTTTCGAGGCTATGGCCCGGAGCAGGGCTATGATTTTCTGCGCGACCTCATCGCCAAGGAAGACTTCCAGTCGCGCGGGGCGGACATCTCCGGAGACGAAATTTTTGTCAGCGACGGAGCCAAGTGCGATACCGGCAACATCCAGGAACTTTTCGCCGGAGACATCCGCATCGCCATCCCCGATCCGGTCTATCCGGTCTACGTCGATACCAACGTCATGGCCGGCCGCACCGGACAGAACGTGGACGGCCGCTACGAAGGGCTTGTCTACCTCGACGGCACCCGGGAAAACGGATTCATCCCGGAACTGCCCGGAGAACCCGTGGATCTGATCTACCTGTGCTACCCCAACAACCCCACAGGCGCGACCATCACCCGGCCCCAGCTCAAGGCCTGGGTGGATTATGCCCGTGAAAACAAGGCGCTCATCCTTTTCGATGCCGCCTACGAGGCCTTCATCCGCGACCCCGAGCTGCCCAGGTCCATCTACGAGATAGAAGGCGCCCGCGAAGTGGCCATCGAGTTCCGTTCCCTGTCCAAGACCGCCGGATTCACGGGCACACGTCTGGCCTTCACCGTGGTGCCCAAGACCTGCATGGCCTACGACAGCCAGGGCAATGCGCACAGCCTGCACGCCATGTGGAACCGGCGCCACACCACCAAGTTCAACGGCGTGTCCTATCCGGTACAAAGAGCCGCTGCCGCCGTCTATTCACCCGAGGGCAAGGCGCAGTCCAGGGCGCTGGTGGACCATTACCTGAACAACGCGGCCATCATCCGCAAGGAAATGACCGCGCTTGGCTACGAATGCGTCGGCGGCGAGAACTCGCCCTATGTCTGGATCGACGGCAAGATGGGCTCGTGGGACTTTTTTGACATGCTCCTTAACAAGGCCGCCGTGGTCTGTACTCCGGGCGCCGGATTCGGCTCCTGCGGCGAAGGCTACATCCGCATCTCCGCCTTCAACAGCCTGGCCAACGTTCAGGAAGCCATGGAGCGGCTGCGCGCCGTCCTGAAGTAG
- a CDS encoding methyltransferase: protein MTLTAADQARRNFPRGLSQPESGFRFSMDALLLAAFAGRERVRGRVLDLGTGCGVVGLAMALDHPDFFGIGLDLNPDMLRHARENVRRLGFDGRFSLLQADACGPWGLAPESMDLVLSNPPYRDPARGRICPDETKTLARFEYRAGLGDFVRAAAYLVRNRKSCVFIHLAERADELLDMLRASRLQPKEILFVHQRLDSTARLVLVRSLKNGGAGLAVHPPLILHEGRGSQTRLSASALSFCPRLACNADSKNTNSRTDGGNSKEP from the coding sequence ATGACACTAACGGCCGCGGATCAGGCCCGGCGGAATTTTCCGCGCGGGCTCTCCCAGCCGGAGTCGGGTTTTCGTTTTTCCATGGACGCGCTGCTCCTGGCCGCCTTTGCCGGGCGGGAGCGGGTGCGGGGCCGGGTTCTTGATCTGGGGACCGGATGCGGGGTGGTGGGGCTGGCAATGGCCCTTGACCACCCCGATTTTTTTGGGATTGGCCTGGACCTGAATCCGGACATGCTGCGGCATGCTCGCGAGAATGTCCGCCGGCTTGGTTTTGACGGGCGATTCTCCCTGCTTCAGGCAGATGCGTGCGGGCCGTGGGGCCTTGCGCCCGAAAGCATGGACCTGGTGCTCTCGAATCCACCGTACCGCGATCCCGCCCGGGGCCGGATCTGCCCGGACGAGACCAAGACGCTGGCGCGCTTCGAGTACCGGGCCGGGCTTGGGGATTTTGTTCGGGCCGCCGCTTACCTTGTGCGCAACCGCAAGAGCTGCGTTTTCATCCATCTGGCCGAACGAGCTGACGAACTGCTGGATATGCTGCGTGCCTCCCGGCTTCAGCCCAAGGAGATCCTGTTCGTGCACCAGCGCCTTGACAGCACGGCCCGCCTGGTGCTTGTGCGCAGCCTCAAGAACGGAGGGGCGGGACTTGCGGTGCATCCTCCCCTGATTCTGCACGAAGGTCGGGGCAGCCAGACGCGTCTGAGCGCCTCGGCCCTGTCCTTTTGTCCCCGCCTGGCCTGCAACGCGGACTCCAAAAACACGAATTCCCGCACAGATGGCGGGAATTCGAAAGAGCCTTGA
- a CDS encoding TIGR00299 family protein — MPELHLDCPAGIAGDMFLAAMADLGVELAHLRAAFARAGVNVEITALDARDKGISGKRMHIAAPHAQPLRHLAELKDIVRALPFSENVRLRSEDALARLAEVEARVHGCKVADVHFHEVGAVDTLVDVVGAFWALETLGVSRVTCSRLPWFSGTVQCAHGLMPLPAPATTILLQGKPVYPTEFTGELITPTGALLLDRMVDEFTSGPAGCLERSGLGLGTMDLPTVNGLRALLLSGDGPGLERVMVLETNVDHLTGEEIGGVFGVLLDAGALDVLFLPGVMKKNRPGGLLQVLCRPGDLARIRDLTFAQTMTLGLRMTETTRAVLPRAASTRTTPWGDVSAKETVIEGESYSRPEFEALQALAKRTGRSVAQLRYLLDKD, encoded by the coding sequence ATGCCCGAGTTGCATCTTGATTGTCCAGCCGGGATCGCCGGAGACATGTTCCTGGCGGCCATGGCCGATCTGGGAGTGGAGCTGGCCCATTTGCGCGCCGCCTTTGCCAGGGCCGGAGTCAATGTCGAAATCACGGCTCTTGACGCCCGGGACAAGGGCATAAGCGGCAAGCGCATGCACATTGCCGCGCCCCATGCCCAGCCCCTGCGGCATCTGGCCGAGCTGAAGGATATTGTGCGGGCCCTGCCTTTTTCGGAGAACGTCCGATTACGCAGCGAGGACGCCCTGGCCCGTCTGGCCGAGGTGGAGGCGCGGGTGCATGGCTGCAAGGTTGCGGATGTGCACTTTCACGAGGTCGGAGCCGTGGACACCCTGGTCGACGTGGTCGGTGCATTTTGGGCTCTGGAGACGCTTGGCGTGAGCCGCGTGACCTGCTCAAGGCTGCCCTGGTTTTCGGGCACGGTGCAGTGCGCGCACGGACTCATGCCCCTGCCCGCCCCGGCGACGACAATCCTGCTGCAGGGAAAGCCCGTGTACCCGACGGAGTTTACGGGGGAGCTGATTACGCCCACGGGCGCGCTTTTGCTCGACCGGATGGTTGACGAGTTCACGTCAGGTCCCGCCGGGTGTCTGGAGCGGTCCGGGCTAGGCCTTGGGACCATGGACCTGCCCACGGTCAACGGCCTGCGCGCCCTGCTTCTGTCCGGGGATGGGCCGGGGCTGGAGCGGGTGATGGTGCTTGAGACCAATGTCGATCATCTCACGGGGGAGGAGATAGGCGGGGTTTTCGGAGTTTTGCTCGATGCCGGGGCGCTGGATGTGCTTTTCCTGCCCGGAGTGATGAAGAAAAATCGGCCAGGGGGGCTTTTGCAGGTGCTGTGCAGGCCCGGGGATCTGGCCCGGATCCGCGACCTTACCTTTGCCCAGACCATGACCCTGGGGCTGCGCATGACCGAGACGACCCGCGCCGTGCTGCCCCGCGCGGCATCCACACGGACTACGCCCTGGGGCGATGTGTCCGCCAAGGAAACCGTCATCGAAGGGGAAAGTTACTCCCGGCCCGAGTTCGAGGCCCTGCAGGCCCTGGCCAAACGCACGGGCCGCTCCGTAGCCCAATTGCGCTACCTCCTGGACAAGGACTGA